The segment ccttttctgttctttctggagCTGTCCTCTGATGTAACCTGTCCAGGATCAGGGGTAGGAGACATTTGTACAGTCCCTTGGGGTAAAAGACATTGCCAGAGTGTGGAGAGCAAAGAGTAGGTACAATATGATCTCTAAGCAAACAAATTTGAATGAGTCAGTATTAAAAGTGGTACTaactcaaaaaattaatttattaaaaacaattctcAGGTAAATATGTTTACTTAACTGTAGTTTTTAAATTGGCTTTAGCTCTGGGAAGGAAAGTGATagagctggggggcggggtggaaAAAGGGCTGTAGGGACCAGCTGACGTGGGTTTGAGTGCTCATTCCTGGCAAGTTAAAAAACATTTGGGGGCTGTTTTTTGGTAAAATATGAACAATAGTAATACTATTTATAGGATCTTGTGATTACTCAATATTACATGCCACCCTTAGCCTACAGTGAGTGCTCAGTGAGGCTTGTTTAgctcacctttttaaaaatggttggtaccggggcacctgggtggctcagtcggttgagcgtctgccttcagctcaggtcatgatcccagggtcctgggatcaagtcccacatcagggtccctgctcagcagggagcctgcttctccctctccctctgtctgccgctccccctgcttatgcgctctctctgtcaaataaataaataaaaatctttaaaaataaaaaatataaaaatgattgtACCAGTAAAGACAGCCAAAGCTAGGTCAATGTCTGGATCAGACTGAGCAGTTTTCATAATGTGGTAGAGCAGGTATTACTTGGGAATTTCCATGTGACTTCTTTGCCATGGTTCTACattaaaggaacagaagaaaaatgatggaaGATCTTCAAATTTAGATCTGCATGGGGTAACTTATTTCACATAAGCATTAAAGAAGGAATGGGTTTAAAAGAATTAGACTCAAGCAGACCAGGGTTCAAATCTTAGCCCTGTCGCTCACTAGCATCATGACCTCTGAATGTGCATTTTCTCCCTTGTGAAATGGCCTGGTTCTACTTGTCATGTCAGTACCAAATGAGGGAACATATATAAAGCACCTGGCCACAAGGTCAGCAATCCGGTAAGCTATAAAAAGGGGAGGCTGGATGCTGTAGAGATGTATGTATAGCAGGGCAGAAAGCCATCCAGGTTAGCCATGATGTGGGCCGTGGGTAGCCCTTGAGCCCAACTGGGGGACCCAGCTTCATAGTGGCTTTCTCTCTGCAGGTGGCCATCATGTCCTTGAAGATCCAGACAAGCAATGTAACCAACAAGAATGACCCCAAGTCTATCAATTCTCGGGTCTTCATTGGAAACCTCAACACAGCTGTGGTGAAGAAGTCGGATGTGGAGACCATCTTCTCCAAGTATGGCCGCGTGGCCGGCTGTTCTGTGCACAAAGGCTATGCCTTTGTCCAGTACGCCAATGAGCGCCACGCCCGGGCAGCTGTGCTGGGAGAGAATGGGCGGGTGCTGGCCGGGCAGACCCTGGGTAAGCGTCTCTCCTTGGCCCTGCTCCTCGTACTCTCCTGAGCGGGTTCCAGCCTTCACTTTCTGGCTTCTCTCTTAGGCCcctttctgtttcccttgctACTACCCACCACCCCTATCTGAAATGTTAATCGCTATTAAGTAGTTATAAAATTTGCCTGTAGGGAGTATTTTAGGAGCTTCTCAAAATTGCCTCTGTCTTGTCTTTGCTTTCATGGTGACTCTTAATGACAAGCTTTATGGTTccagttaaaatgcagattcctaagAGAAAAGGAACAGTGGACTAGCATAGCCTAGAACATTGGGCTACGGATGGTTTAGGTTAGAACTCTTTATGAGAGCCAGGAAGAGGGGCTGGGAGCACAAGGTGAAGCAGGTGCCTTTGGCCATGGTGCTATACGTATATATATGATGTGACCATGTGGCAGTCTACCTTGGAGTGTGTACAATGCACCTActtctgtgtatatgtatgttcAAGAAGGGATATCTATGTGAAATGTGGATGTAACTAAGCATGTGGAGAACATGTGGACACATCTTtagtacatatatatgaaaaatgtgtGTCAGAATATGCTAGTGTGTGTAAGCagatatgcatatttatttatataaaatattaattgagaCCCTGTCATATGCTAAGCATCATTCTAGGTATAAACATGTTCGGTAGAACATTTGTTTGAATGTGCAGTGGCTCATCTGTATGCGGACAGTTCTGTATATGGACATCGGCGTCAAGTACTTGGGAGTATATgtgttatttttgtgtgtgacttGATTACCTGGATACATGAACATGTGTGTGAAGATACGTATTTGAAGTATTTACGTACGTGAGTGTACTTGAGAATGCATGTATGTGATGTCCatggcatgtgtgtgtgagtgatatGTGTGTGAGTGATAGTCTGTGAACATGCATGCAGGTGTCTGAATGTACATGGATTTGTAAATAGGCCTGTCTCTGTGATGTGTGGGTATGAGTCTAATGTGTGGAGACCTCTGTTGGTTAAGTTAGGACAGTCCATGTGTACCTTACGTAAGCAGGTAGAAGTCGCTGCTCACGTGCATGAGGGTGATGTGTGTTTGGGTACCCTGCTGTGCTACCAGCGTCTGACTGTGCCTCCTCCCTCCACACAGATATCAACATGGCTGGAGAGCCCAAGCCCAACAGACCTAAGGGGCTAAAGAGAGCAGCATCTGCCATATACAGGTGGGGCGCTCtgtcttgtctgtctctctccatctggGTGGGATTGGTCCCTCtttgcacagagggagagaacactggTTGGTGACAGTGTGCCGAGCCTAGAATCTGGGGAGGCGTTTGGAGATGAGGGCCTGTGGAGAGTGGGCTGAGTGGCTGTCCCTAAGCCCCGGCCCTCTCCCCTTTGTTTCCCCAGTGGCTACAGCTTTGACTATGATTACTACCGGGACGACTTCTACGAcaggtgagcaggggaggggcgtGCCCAGGCATGAAACAGCCAAGCTGGAAGGGTCCTGAGAGATTGCTGGTGCAGCCCACTCAGTCCTCCAAGTGGGAACCAGAGCCCAGAGGTGTGGACAGGCATCTGCCCAAGGCTGCTCCACAGAtgggtggcagagctggaactaGGGTCTAGTTCTGCAGGTTCCCAGGTCAGAGCTTCCCCCAACCCACACTGTCTCCTGCTCTCTgactgcccttcctcctcctaggGTGGGACTCAACGGGACTAGTCAGCAAGGGACGTATAAACATAGCAAGTTGGATTACAGAACAGGTTACAGGAGTAGGTACAGGGAGTTTGAGCCCTCACGCTCCTGCTGTTCAGTCTCCTTTCCTATTGGAGGTGCTCAGCCAGGTGGAAGGGACCTCAGAGCTCAGTATGAGCCCCTTGGCCTTTCATTTATAGCCAAGGTCAGCGGTCCTTTGGAGGTCTGAATTAGTCCCTGCTAGGCTATGGCCCACCCTTCATCAGACCCCAGCCTTGAGCTATGGGCTCCATTCCATGGCACCAGCCACATTCTTGAGTGGAAATCATGATGGGGCTGttccaacacccccacccccccacccccagcctgtgggaaggaggaacagaacctctctgagcctcggttatCTCACCTCTGAATGGTTTCAGGAGACAGTGTGGTGTAGTGGAATGTGCCCTCGCctgggagtcagaagacctgggtgctaatcccagctctgccactgagtggattatgtgactttgggcagatcCCCTCCCAGTCTCTGAAATGGGCTTGCGCCAAGTGATCCCTCAGGGCCCCTCCAGCTCTGGGATTCTGTGGTTCAGTGATTCTGACCAAGGCCagagccaccccctccccttagGGGCAGAAATGCAGGGTCTGGGACTGGATCCATTCCCAGAGACTCTCCATCtccagccaccaccaccccagggCAGGGGCTCTCTGAACAAAGGAGTGCCAAGCCATGGGGCATTGAACTGCCCAGTGATGGCATGTTTCCTGTCTGTCACCAAAGTGAGCCCATAGTGTACCCCTAAGGCTCTGTTCCCTGCGGAAAGGTAATAGTAGCAGATGGGGTGTGAGAGACCCCTACTCAGCCTACAAGCTTCTGCCTGATGAGCAGGAAAAGAAGCCCTCTTGGAGAGGGCTGCGTGTTGACATTGGGGCCAGTACATAAACTGGGAGCCCAGGGTTCTGATTGAGCTGCCTAACCTTGATACGCTGCTGAtctctttccctccatctctgAAGTGGACTAAGAGGGCTGGGATGATTAAAGGGGTCCCGGCCCCTGAAATCATAGGCTCCTGGTTTGAGAGTCTCAGTATCCTATCACACCTTTTAACACGTGTGTTTTTAACCAAGTTTTTTCATTCTCTGCCCTCACAGCAGCcttggggtgtggtggggggttGGCACAGAATTGGGGTAGTCGTCATCATGAagcagataggaaaactgaggctcaggcagaCAGGGATTCCAATCCATTCCCACATCTTTCTGTTCCCAGCTGGCGATTTGCGTTGCTTTAGGGACATTGGCAAACTGACCAGTGGTTGGGGTGGCAGTTGACTGAGCAGAAGCCAGGTCAGGTAATACAGCAGACCTAGGGAAGGCTTCTTTCTTGGGCTGGTCTCCGTTTGCTCCTTTCTTGAACTGGGGCTATAACCATTACCACCTGCCTTACCCAACCTGGCTGGTGGGAAAGGTGGATGGAATGAGAGTCCCAGAAGCTTTTAAGGTCGGAAAAGCCATTTCTCTTCACCCCCAGGGCTTGTTGGGAGCAGGCAGAGGTGTGTAGTACAGGCTGCCCACCAGCCACATGTTGGTCTAGAGTCACAGtgccctctggtggccacaggCCATGCTGCAGCCTCTGGCCCATTTGCCCCTACAGGCTCTTCGACTATCGGGGCCGCCTGTCACCTGTGCCAGTGCCCAGGGCAGTCCCTGTGAAGCGACCCCGGGTCACGGTCCCCTTGGTCCGGCGCGTCAAAACCACCATACCTGTCAAGCTCTTTGCCCGCTCCACGGCCATTCCCGCCGGCTCAGCCAAGATCAAGTGTGAGTGACTAGATCTTCctagatcatttttatttttttcattagcaAACTAACAGAATCACATATTTCTACATTGGAAAATAGATGAAGGAGCAAATCTCCCACAGTTCTGCAGCTCTAACACTACCAAGtgagtatttttattcatttctaagaGGAAAAGGCTGACCTTTGAGGAGGAGGGGCTTGGGTCGGACACAGAAATGTCCAGTGCTGTGACATGGAacccagggaggaggaggtgtCATCTTTCCTGCAGTAAGGACAAGGCAGCCCAGGCCCACTACTCCACATGCTCTCTGGTGTACACATGCTGCAGTCAGGACCCCAGGAAATCTGATGGTCAAACACCCACGTTTATACACCTGCAATTAGGGCATCATCCTATAACATGAGGAGAAACACATACGCTTGCTCAGGTGCACACCGCACCTGCATTTTTATCCATCTCCAGTGCATTTCAGGAGTTGAGCGGTCAGGGGAGAAGGTCCCAAGTTCAGAAAGGTGGGCTGGTTACTGTAGGCATGGCCTCAGAAGTCTTGGGGGAAGCCACGGACAGCTCCAGCCTTTTTCCTGGCCAAAGAACCGCAGATGAGGACAGTTCCGGCCACTGCCTGCCTTTGTAGTTGACAGAATGGGGCTAGGGTCTTACGTTAGAGTCAGGCTCCTAGCCCCTGGGTGACAGCCCTGTACCCCCTTCACTCCCAGTAAAGAGCAGTGAGCTGCAGGCCATCAAGACAGAGCTGACACAGATCAAGTCCAACATCGACGCTCTGCTGGGCCGCTTGGAGCAGATTGCCGAGGAGCAGAAGGCCAACCCAGGTCAGCTTCCAGGGGTCCTCACCCAGCTCAGTGAGCAGGGGCACAGGGCAGAGTGTGGGGAGGACAGTGCGCAAGGCAGAGAGGGGCTTAGCTTCTGCTACGGTAACTGCCCTGGGCAGCCTTCTTTATTCCCTTCTTCCCACTCCTTTCCCCTCAAGATGGCAAGAAGAAGGGCGACA is part of the Neomonachus schauinslandi chromosome 10, ASM220157v2, whole genome shotgun sequence genome and harbors:
- the RALY gene encoding RNA-binding protein Raly isoform X1, whose product is MSLKIQTSNVTNKNDPKSINSRVFIGNLNTAVVKKSDVETIFSKYGRVAGCSVHKGYAFVQYANERHARAAVLGENGRVLAGQTLDINMAGEPKPNRPKGLKRAASAIYSGYSFDYDYYRDDFYDRLFDYRGRLSPVPVPRAVPVKRPRVTVPLVRRVKTTIPVKLFARSTAIPAGSAKIKLKSSELQAIKTELTQIKSNIDALLGRLEQIAEEQKANPDGKKKGDSSSGSGGGSSGGSSRPPAPQEDTASEAGTPQGEAQARDDGDEEGLLTHSEEELEHSQDTDVEDGALQ
- the RALY gene encoding RNA-binding protein Raly isoform X2; translated protein: MSLKIQTSNVTNKNDPKSINSRVFIGNLNTAVVKKSDVETIFSKYGRVAGCSVHKGYAFVQYANERHARAAVLGENGRVLAGQTLDINMAGEPKPNRPKGLKRAASAIYRLFDYRGRLSPVPVPRAVPVKRPRVTVPLVRRVKTTIPVKLFARSTAIPAGSAKIKLKSSELQAIKTELTQIKSNIDALLGRLEQIAEEQKANPDGKKKGDSSSGSGGGSSGGSSRPPAPQEDTASEAGTPQGEAQARDDGDEEGLLTHSEEELEHSQDTDVEDGALQ